The genomic segment TGCAAAGATTTGCTGATTCTCCCCAAGAAGTAGCAATAGCGAAAGATGTCCGGGAAGGCTTTCCTGAATTAATAGGAGTTGAAGATATTTTAATTGCCGTTATAGAAGGCCAGCAGGATTCTTTTGAATATAAAGGAATTGCCAGATTTTCCAATCGAACATCTCCTTTATATATCGATCTTTATGCCATCGGTGACGAAGATGAAAAATCGCTTCAAAAACGATTATTAATCTTTTTTGAAGATGTAACACAAAAGATGGTTTTAGAACAGAATCTAGTCCAAACAGTAAATGAATTGCATCTTTTGTCTAGTGCATTGACTGCTTCTAAAAATTATATCGATAAAATCCTTAAAGGAATGGCAGATGCTTTGTTTGTGACAAATAGTTCGGGAATTATCAAAACGGCCAATAAAGCGGCTCAAGATTTGTTTGAGTACAGTGAATCCGAATTAATTAACCAGGAGATCTCAAAATTTATTATAGAACATAATATTATTTGGCAAACAATTCAACCGCATTTGTTACCGCCTGGAGAATTTTTGCAAGATCTGAAAATAGTATGTCAGACCAAAACGGAAAAAAAGATAGTCGTTTCTTTTTCTTGCTCCACTGTTGAAACCGAAATAGAGGGGGTAAAAGATTTAATCTATATAGGTAGAGATATAACAGAGCGCCAGCGGATTGAAAAGCGTCAGCTGACACAGTACGCGACGACTCGCGTCCTCTCAGATTCTGGTACTGTGGAACAGGCGCTACCGAAATTCTTACGGGCCGTGTGTGAAAGCTTGGGATGGACAGTCGGTGAATTTTGGATGCCAGAGGAAGACAAGAAGAGGAGAGTAGGAGAGGCCGAATTTGCTCACCAATCTGGCGTTCCCTATTTGCAGTGTGCGGAAATTTGGTCTGGGTCATCGTCTGACATTTCAAAATTGATTAATATAACCAAGCAGACTACTTTTGCTCCTGGTGTTGGTTTGCCCGGTCGCATTTGGGCTACACTTTCGCCGCAGTGGATTGCCGATATCGTTGATGATGCTGACTGTCCGCTGAATCAACTAGCATCGCAAACAGGTCTGCAAGCAGCTTTCGGATTTCCCATCAAAAGTGACTGGGAAGTTTTGGGGGTGATGGTTTTCTTTAATCGCGAGAAAGAAGAGGTTGATGAAGACCTGCTTCAGACAATGGTTGCTATTGGCAGTCAATTGGGTCAGTTTATCAAGCGCAAACGTGCAGAAACAGCGCTAGCTGAGAGCGAAGAAAGATATCGAGATTTGTTTGAAAATGCGAGCGATTTAATTCAGTCGGTTGCTGCTGACGGTAATTTTATTTATGTCAATCGCGCTTGGCAAGAAACTTTAGGCTATACCGAAGCAGAAATTGCTAATCTGACAATATTTGATCTCATTCATCCCGATGCTTTAACACATTGTCAGACACTTTTACAGAGGGTAATGTCGGGCGAAAAGGTCGAGCAGGTTAAAGCTGAATTCCTTACTAAAGCTGGCAAAAAAATTTCTGTAGAAGGAAGCATAAACTGTAAATTTGTAGATGGTATTCCGGTTGCCACTCGCGCTATTTTTCGCGACATTACCCAGCGCTTGCAGGCTGAAGCAGAATTGCGATATCAACAAGAACAAACAGAACGTTTATTGCTTAATATTTTGCCCCAGCCGATCGCAGAGCGTTTGAAACAAGAGCAAAGCACTATTGCGGAAAACTTTGGCGATGTTACCGTGATGTTTGCCGACATTGTTGGCTTTACAGAACTTTCCTCTCTGATATCGCCCACAGAATTGGTTGAGATGCTAAATATAATTTTCTCGAAGTTTGACCAACTGGCAGAAAAACATAATTTGGAGAAAATCAAGACAATTGGAGATGCTTATATGGTGGTGGGAGGTTTGCCAGTTCCTCGCAGCGATCATGCGATCGCGATCGCAGAAATGGCACTCGATATGCAGGCTGCCCTGATCCAATTTTCTGCGTCAACGGGAAAACCCTTTCGGATGCGAATAGGCATAAATACTGGCTCGGTTGTAGCGGGCGTCATCGGCACGAAAAAGTTTATTTACGATTTGTGGGGCGATACGGTAAATATCGCCAGTCGGATGGAGTCCCACAGTTTGCCAGGACAAATTCAGGTAACTGAGGCGACTTACAGCGCTTTGCGCGATCGCTATTTATTCGAGCAGCGCGGTGAAATTTTAGTCAAAGGCAAGGGGAATATGACTACTTATTTTCTTGTGGGCAGAAAAGATTTTAGTGGTTAGTCAGTTGTCAGTTGTCATTAGTTATGTTTTTGACTTTTGACTTTTGACTTTTACTTTCTGGTGTATCGATGTTTGACTCCAATGGGGAAATATTCCGGATCGCCGGTTGGGAATAGTGCAACTTGCGGCATTTGATATTCTGGGGGAACGTAGTTAGCAAATTCGCTGTTGAGTCGTCGCAACTGAGAGAGAATAGAAGATGCGATCGCTTCTTTTTTCTCCTCGCTACCTTCCACCCCAGGCGCTAATTCCACAACGACAGAAAGAAACTTATTTTTATCGGTATCTTCCTTAACTTGCAGCACAAATTTACCAGTCACCCACTCTTTAATCACAGGTTGTTCTAACCCGACTGTCACATTTTCAGGATAGATATTCGCGCCGAAATAAGAAACGGTAAAGTTAGAACGTCCGAACACATAGACGAAAGGCAACTTATGAATACCTCTTACCTTTGTAGCGGAGAGAGGTTGCTGTGTGAAGTTGGGATCTTGACTGGGATCTAATAATGGCAGGCAAGATGCCTGCCCCACAATAGATAATTCTGCCACAGGATCGAAACCCCATTCTCCGAGAAACTTCAGCATTTCATCGTAACTAATGATGCCGCCATTATCCAAAATGTTGTAGCGCACCAAAGGAATGCCATTATCGCCAGAAAATAACAAAGTTCCATCTAAAACTTCAAACAAGCGACTGCAAGGATCGTACTGCACTAAAGTCGGTAGGCGCGACTCTCCAAACAGCGCTTTTGCTGCATCTGGACGATTTGCTAAAAAACGACGAATGCAAATACTCAACGGCGTTTCGTTGCCTAAAACACCCGCATCCGCAGTGCCGTAAAGTGCAGATGAATCATAACATAAATTGGTCGAACCGACTCTTTCCCCAACTAAACTGCGCCATTCTTCGCTAAACACTTCTCCGGCAAAAACCATTTTGATATGATATTTTTGCCACTCCACCCCACGGGCGATACCGCTATCAATCACATCTTTAATAAATGGCGGATATCCCAACAAAACAACTTGATCGAATCCTGTACCGAGTTCCTGTACAACTCGGAAAATTTCTTCTTTGTTATTCCCTGGTGCGATAACGGTGATGGGATAACCTTTGCTGGCGAGATAGCGGCAACAATTCATTGTAAAAATGCCGCCTACCCAAGTTCCCAAGGTAAAGCAAATTACAGCTAAAGTGCGGCGAGTATCTGCTTGAAAGCTATCGTAAAATATTTGCTCAAAACGAGTGGCAATATGCAGTTCATCGGTGAAGAAACGCGGCCAAAATGTGGGTTTTCCTGTTGACCCGGAAGAAACTGCGATCGTATCGCAACTTTCTAATTCCCCATTGCGACATAATTGAGCCAAAGGGTGAAGTTTGAGGTAGTTTTCTTTGGTGACAGGCGGTAACTTTTGGAAATTTGCGTAAGTTTGAACGGACGCCGGATCGATGTGATGTTCTGCCAAAAATGCGCGGTAGGCGGGAACTGCGTTGGCAACCGATCGAAACAATGCCAAAGCAGCAGACTCGGCGCTAGTGTTGGCGTGTCGTTCGAGTAGCGTTTCCATTGGCGTTGTCAGGAATTCTGCAAACGCTTTCATAGCTTGTTCGCGTTGTTGTTCTCGCATTGCGGATAGTCGATCGCATCAACTCAAATTGTATTGCATCGGGGATGGGGGATGGGGCATTGGGGAGGATTAGGGATGGTTTCAATCCCCTTGCGGGGATTAAGTATTTGGAAACCCTTACAGACATTCAAAAAGCGATCGACGAAGTATATATTAGACATCTGCAAAAATTATTGTGGGGTAGGCATCCTGCCTGCCTTTGAGATTCTTTTTGCTACAATCAAATCAAATAATACGCACCACAACTAACCTATGGAGCAGACAACCTTGCCGGATGTTCTAACTTTAGAAGAAGTTTCAACTTACTTACGGTTACCAGCCGAAACAGTTTTGCGGCAAACTTTGCAGGGAAATATTCCAGGTCGCAAAATAGAAGAGTACTGGAGATTCTTAAAAGACGCTATTGATGATTGGTTGCGTTCTCAAAGTAGCCGAACTGTTTTATTAATGCAGGCAAGTGCTTTAGCAGATGATGATTCCCTGACAGAATTGAGAGCAACAATTTACCAGGCAAGGGAACGATCGGAAGTGGATGAGGAGTCAGATGCTTAATGTATTTACTTGATACTGACGATAGGCGATCGCATTTAGAGCTTGGCGCAAGATGCGATCCCGTCTAAACTCCAGTAACCCACCCTACTATTAAATAAGTTGTGACGATCGCCACATTGAATTTAATCGTCATCGGGCATCATATATAAATCCTCTACTTCTTCATTTTCCTCTTCATCAACATCATCATCTTCAATTTCAACTTTCACTTTGCCATTTTTACTGTTGATATCCCGACGCAGAAATTCGGGGCATTTGCCGTTGGGGTCTACTTGAAAACCAAACAGGGGACTTTCCTCGCCCTGACATTTTCCCGATGTGAAAAACTGACACACCGCACAGCAATCTTCTCCAGATGCGATCGCTTTTTCAACGGCGATATGTTGTTGGGAAAGGGGACTGAGTTTGAGATGAAAACCATCCCACCTAGCTTTAAGTACGCCGTTGCCAGCTAACATCTGCCAACGCGGATCTGATTCTACCACAGTTTCCGGGATTCTGATCCAAGCACCTTCGACTTCCGCTTCTACAGTTACCTCAAATTCAGCCGGTAAATCCATCTGAACAATTTTAGCGCGGGACATTTGTTCTGGCACTTGTCCGTATTCGATCGCCTCACCCAAACTGGGAATATGAACGTAGTGTTTCTGTTGTAATTCTCCCGCTTTCGCCAGTTGGTGCAAAGCTTCCAGGGAACCGTGAATTAAAATTAAGTGCTTCGGATTCACCTTCGCAATTACTTGCGTCAGACCGACTTTATCCGCGTGAGCGCTTAAATTAAAACGTCTGATTTGGGCGCGAACAGTTAGCTGTTTGCCCTCCAATTCCACAGTATCTCCCGTTTTTAAACCCTGAAGCAAACGTCCGGGACTTTCTTCATCGGTATAACCGCTAATAAAAATAGCGGCGTTTTCTCTTTCCAACAAAGTACAAGCATAATAAATGGAAGGCCCACCAGTAAGCATTCCCGAACTGGCAATAATTACACTCGGTTTTGCCATTGCCAGAGGTCGTTCTTTGGGAGAAGCGATCGGCATAATGGGTGGAGAAGAATTGGGATCGAAGAAAGGTTCTTGTTTCTGCTGGGCAAAATTCCGCACCGACTGGGGTAGCAAAGGCAAATTGTCGCGGAAAACATCGGTTACCGCACGTACCAAACCATCAACAAAAATGGGTATTTTCAGTTTGTGAAATAGAGCGTTAGTGCGAATAGCTAAGATAATTTCTTG from the Aerosakkonema funiforme FACHB-1375 genome contains:
- a CDS encoding phenylacetate--CoA ligase family protein translates to MREQQREQAMKAFAEFLTTPMETLLERHANTSAESAALALFRSVANAVPAYRAFLAEHHIDPASVQTYANFQKLPPVTKENYLKLHPLAQLCRNGELESCDTIAVSSGSTGKPTFWPRFFTDELHIATRFEQIFYDSFQADTRRTLAVICFTLGTWVGGIFTMNCCRYLASKGYPITVIAPGNNKEEIFRVVQELGTGFDQVVLLGYPPFIKDVIDSGIARGVEWQKYHIKMVFAGEVFSEEWRSLVGERVGSTNLCYDSSALYGTADAGVLGNETPLSICIRRFLANRPDAAKALFGESRLPTLVQYDPCSRLFEVLDGTLLFSGDNGIPLVRYNILDNGGIISYDEMLKFLGEWGFDPVAELSIVGQASCLPLLDPSQDPNFTQQPLSATKVRGIHKLPFVYVFGRSNFTVSYFGANIYPENVTVGLEQPVIKEWVTGKFVLQVKEDTDKNKFLSVVVELAPGVEGSEEKKEAIASSILSQLRRLNSEFANYVPPEYQMPQVALFPTGDPEYFPIGVKHRYTRK
- a CDS encoding helix-turn-helix domain-containing protein, encoding MEQTTLPDVLTLEEVSTYLRLPAETVLRQTLQGNIPGRKIEEYWRFLKDAIDDWLRSQSSRTVLLMQASALADDDSLTELRATIYQARERSEVDEESDA
- a CDS encoding adenylate/guanylate cyclase domain-containing protein, which translates into the protein MKYLVIDKIFNKPSENRHVEYLAMDREFKIIDISEGVQRFADSPQEVAIAKDVREGFPELIGVEDILIAVIEGQQDSFEYKGIARFSNRTSPLYIDLYAIGDEDEKSLQKRLLIFFEDVTQKMVLEQNLVQTVNELHLLSSALTASKNYIDKILKGMADALFVTNSSGIIKTANKAAQDLFEYSESELINQEISKFIIEHNIIWQTIQPHLLPPGEFLQDLKIVCQTKTEKKIVVSFSCSTVETEIEGVKDLIYIGRDITERQRIEKRQLTQYATTRVLSDSGTVEQALPKFLRAVCESLGWTVGEFWMPEEDKKRRVGEAEFAHQSGVPYLQCAEIWSGSSSDISKLINITKQTTFAPGVGLPGRIWATLSPQWIADIVDDADCPLNQLASQTGLQAAFGFPIKSDWEVLGVMVFFNREKEEVDEDLLQTMVAIGSQLGQFIKRKRAETALAESEERYRDLFENASDLIQSVAADGNFIYVNRAWQETLGYTEAEIANLTIFDLIHPDALTHCQTLLQRVMSGEKVEQVKAEFLTKAGKKISVEGSINCKFVDGIPVATRAIFRDITQRLQAEAELRYQQEQTERLLLNILPQPIAERLKQEQSTIAENFGDVTVMFADIVGFTELSSLISPTELVEMLNIIFSKFDQLAEKHNLEKIKTIGDAYMVVGGLPVPRSDHAIAIAEMALDMQAALIQFSASTGKPFRMRIGINTGSVVAGVIGTKKFIYDLWGDTVNIASRMESHSLPGQIQVTEATYSALRDRYLFEQRGEILVKGKGNMTTYFLVGRKDFSG